One Paroedura picta isolate Pp20150507F chromosome 16, Ppicta_v3.0, whole genome shotgun sequence genomic region harbors:
- the LOC143825646 gene encoding mucin-3A-like, whose amino-acid sequence MESSETSSAPMITSEPIMTSIPSLTPPTELTTHLPHMETNGTTEILSSTYIVTSPLLSSPATVQFSTSEISFSPSASGFRTSSSQTSPSVSPSVVPPTSGSVSRPGTTSNISRVPVTSHVVVNSTTSAFPAFTEVPSSSAPGLFCLNGGTPQGNSCLCKPLFTGQRCQEVHTEIPAGVVATIKVTVKVMGQYHPQMNNLSSEIAQKFVTAFKKQMQGFYRTIVSNFQGIKVLWLSDGSILVDHAVLFFTPLTGFSATYDATFNSLREHLRKESCQADHPRSVCYRNMSRVNLTSEELSRACRNEQVVPKEFQDYFLPYDLDGQALCISSCSPLHPHAFTCVRGTCQLQASGPTCYCEQSDSYWYMGRHCEQSVSKVGVAVGVALGLAALLLLLLVLAGLLCWRHYCRREKAHRLAGLPDEERWYESASERYTGPRDPLRRKPEADSRSASEGGASDDQVSSSGQGSFRPRLDKVDTSLQTRIARPQVTQL is encoded by the exons atggaatcttctgaaacatccagtgcccccatgatcacttctgaacccatcatgacctctatcccatccctaactccaccaactgaattaacaacgcaccttcctcatatggaaaccaatGGGACTACTGAGATCTTGAGCTCAACCTATATTGTCACTTCACCTCTCCTGTCCTCTCCAGCTACTGTTCAATTTTCTACGTCGGAGATATCTTTCTCTCCATCTGCATCAGGATTCAGGACATCGTCTTCACAAACTTCTCCGAGTGTTTCACCATCAGTGGTACCCCCTACTTCTGGCAGTGTTTCTCGTCCGGGAACAACGTCTAATATTTCTCGTGTTCCAGTTACTAGCCATGTTGTTGTGAACTCCACAACATCTGCTTTTCCTGCGTTTACAGAAG TTCCTTCCAGTAGTGCCCCTGGCCTCTTCTGTCTTAATGGGGGCACTCCTCAGGGGAATTCATGTCTTTGTAAACCTTTGTTTACTGGTCAGAGGTGCCAGGAAGTCCACACTGAAATCCCTG CGGGAGTGGTGGCTACCATCAAGGTCACGGTGAAGGTGATGGGTCAATACCACCCACAAATGAACAATCTCTCCTCTGAAATCGCTCAGAAATTTGTGACTGCTTTTAAGAAACAG ATGCAGGGCTTCTACAGGACGATTGTGAGCAACTTCCAGGGCATAAAAGTCCTTTGGCTGAG CGACGGCAGTATCCTCGTGGACCACGCTGTGCTCTTCTTCACGCCCCTGACCGGCTTCAGCGCTACTTATGATGCCACCTTCAACTCCCTCCGGGAGCACCTCCGCAAGGAGTCTTGCCAAGCAG ATCACCCACGGAGTGTTTGCTATAGGAACATGTCCCGAGTGAACCTGACCTCTGAAG AACTGTCTAGAGCCTGCAGGAATGAGCAGGTGGTGCCAAAGGAATTCCAGGACTACTTCCTGCCCTACGACCTCGATGGCCAGGCCTTGTGTATCTCCAGCTGCAGCCCCTTGCACCCTCACGCCTTCACCTGTGTGCGAGGAACCTGTCAGCTCCAGGCCAGTGGCCCCACTTGCTA CTGCGAGCAGTCGGATTCATACTGGTACATGGGCCGCCACTGTGAGCAGAGTGTCAGCAAAGTGGGGGTGGCCGTGGGGGTGGCCCTGGGCCTGgctgccctcctgctgctgctgctcgtcTTGGCCGGACTGCTCTGCTGGAGGCACTACTGTCGGAGGGAGAAGGCCCACAG GCTGGCGGGCCTTCCTGATGAAGAGAGGTGGTACGAGAGTGCGTCCGAGAGGTACACGGGCCCTCGAGACCCCCTGCGGCGGAAGCCAGAGGCGGACAGCAGATCAG CGTCAGAGGGCGGTGCAAGTGATGACCAGGTTTCCTCTTCTGGCCAGGGATCCTTCCGGCCTCGACTGGACAAGGTGGACACCTCTCTCCAG ACAAGGATTGCCCGGCCGCAGGTGACGCAGCTGTGA